The DNA region GGAATTACAACGGCTCATACCTTCAAACAGTGCTGAAAAAAAAGATAGCAAAGAGAACAATTTATCAGCGTCGTTGTAAAATCTTTGACGTGTTATTAGTTTTATCAAATGTACAGTATTGTCAAGTAAACGTCTAAAATAGTCTAAACTACTTATGGTCTATTTGTTTATATAAGTAGTATCGACATCGACAttaaggtgcgatttcatgcagacactcgacgctcgtttttgagcgtcaaaactaatcacgtgaccgacgctTAACCAACGAACGAGCGTCGAGtgtcagcatgaaatcgcacctttagGGCTGCCAGAGggttcctactcgtagtggagggggtaCACCAATCGACGCAAAGGTTGTTTCCCCCCCACTACGGTAGGGATTTTCCTGGTAAAGTGGTAACCCTGATAGATAATTTGAACGGAAAGGAACTGTCAACCGACAATTTGCATATCAGAAACCACTGCGATTTAAAGTTCTTTGGCTATTGAGAACAGCGATTTTCACAGTTTTGGAAGTGGTAAAATCGCACACGACAAGGCCCAAAGAGAAATCCAGGAATTCTCAAAAGCGCTGATAAATCCCCGAAATAACATATTCTTGTTCTATCTTAACACGCGTGGTAAAACCGGGCTATTTAAATCTACAATGATGTGCATACAGATATAATCATACTGATTCATTCCTAGGctgtatttttgtgaaaatttactgttaaaatgtttttttttcctataacATAGGAGGGACTTTTAAAAAACAGTCcccaattaaaattacaataaataattCGTTCAGGAAAGTTACAGACTATTACGATAACTTATAACACTcgtatacaattataaaattcttcCCCTGGAAAAAGTATAGCTAATAATATATGAACTTATCAAACATTCTCTTACAAGCTTCGGACACAGTCGAATTCCCTttacattaaatattaatattcattgTCCCTGCACACTGATTGAGTAATTTGAGGAGGGCGATACCATTCTGGATCTGTTCGGAGGCTGGATAGCCATGGATGGTAAAATTCATTCATTACAAGAGCCGTTCTTCCAACTTTGCTTCGTGGAACAGGTGGATAATCTGTTAGTCGCCATCCGTATACCCAGCTCGTGCAATCTGGGTAGAAGTGACGGTTCTCTGGCATGTCCTTCCGTCTACAATAACATTAATCTCTTAACACAAAACGAACAATGCAAATACCTCGAAGCAAAAACATGTAAAAAACGGAAGGTGGATACCAAAAATGAGAAATTTGATATTATAGAAACCCTTTTAATTAAATGCATTGTAAAACAAGTGTACTAAGCTTCTTCGTATTTCCATAAAAATAGGAAGAAGCTAATGCCAAAAGCCGTTCGCGCATTTTGGAGAAGCGcggcgaatcgaagaaattaataacaattaattgATTGTCGCTGTGCTTCGGTCATGAATTGTTTATATAAACTTcttttctcttcgtatcgcGGCGCTTGGCTAAAATGCGCTTACAATAAACTCTTCTCCTCGCGTTCGCAAGAAATTAGTGTTATGTGTAGAACCTTTCACGAAGATAGTTTTCTGCGGCGATAAATGTTGCCTCATTCTCGTACAAAATGGCTCTCACTTTTGGATCTATCGGTTTCATTATGTTTATATTGATAGAGCCATCAGGCTCCATCGGCCTCCAATTCGGCAACGGTTTCAAGCGTATCTACAACAAAATAGGAAACGTTGCCTGACTTTCAGTCTGTACTTTCAGTCTGAAGATAATTAATTCTATGCGTAACACAATCGCATACAATGTCCACGCTCGGTTCTTTCCGCTCTCGTTCCCGAATAGGTGGCAGTTCGATTTTCTTCGCAGGTTTCGTTTTCTCCAGATGCTCCAACAACTTCTGCTTATTTTTCACAAACCATCTCATACGCATAGACTCTTCTTTCTCTATCATTGCGGTGTAAAATGCCTGGCAACGAGAATCGCAAATCCCTCCCCTCGACATggcttaaatatattatttacactCTGAAAATTTAGGCGATCAATATATAAAAAACTGAGCACAAGCCCAACGATATTTAAGCGTTACATTTACAGAGAATTTTCGCCGTGACAACTATGAAGTGCGATTACAAAACTTCGCGATgctttaatgtttattttactCAACGATCCCTTTGGCGTATCAGGCGAGAGAATTCGCTACATGGTTTTCATACTTTATAGAATCGTTTTATTTACACTGTTCTTACAATATAATACGCTTTATTGTATGCCGATCAATTACTTATCACTGTGCTATCATCGTTAACTTATATAATAATACCAGTGGGAGCATTAGTTTATGTACAATTCGATTAAAAAGAAGTTAAACAATTCCAGGGGGCAGAGACTAAATCCGCCGATAATTCTAAGGTAAATAATCCGTGGGAATCAACTGGTTTCTGTGCCCCCCCTCCCCTAAGCATCCGAAATCAGACTCGCCATCTAACATCGGTAGAAACTGGGCAGCTGGTATTTTCACAATACGCAAAGTgagtatttatttaaacacttaAAAAGAGATTATACGTAAAAGATTTTGCGCGACAATCGAATTTAAGAAGCTACCAGCGAACGCGAGAGACGCGCTCGCTATAGACCGGACAAAATCACTGGAACTCGTACTGTCATTTATTTGGTACACTTACATATTCTATATACATACGATGCCTATATGTATATACGCGTGTGCACAGATATGCCGTGTATTAATTGGAATCTAGCTGCCGACGTTCAAATTTTTACAAGATCGAATCCCCGCAGCTTAGACGTTTCGAATGttcctcgagaaaaatagtacgtgtgtgttataaaaaaaaatatttgcgaaaGATCGTgatacacttttttttttacgcgcGCGGAGGATCACCGATATGCGGCGTTAAACAATGATATATCGGTAACGATGAGTAAGTATTACAgtgttgtaataataaataaatatggcgTGAAATATGAGTTCTCACATGATATTACTCCCTCTTAAAGTCAACATCAAATGACCCAGTAATCACAGCCATAGGAAGCAATATTGTGGTACGTCATAAGATTTAGATGCAATATCGTTTATATTACAAACTGACTAAGGAGCAATTCTTACTTTGTACTTGGGTAATCAAGACGAATTGTACCTATCGCACAATAACATTgctatctttttttttccttctttcgTAGTCTGTTCGTACTGTACATACGCATGTAACATTAACTTATCTACATCGCTATACAAAATAATTACTTTACACCACCTGCGGTTGGTCTAGTCTGTTTACTGTAGCGAAACAATCATCCCCCTCATAGCAATCTAAACCCCTCTGTTCCGTTCTATGCAAGACTTATCTAGAGATTTCTCTTTCTTCCGAAGATCGATATCATACCGTAATAAATGTACAATTTGCTTAGCCTTAGACCGTGTATTATACCTTATATAAATATCAAATACTAAAACTTCACACCTCCGCCTAAAGCACGCGAAATTTTCAGTAGTGGTTTCGTAAGTCAGAGATTACTTTTCAATTATGCCGACTTAATTATGCTACGCTCGCTTCGTCGTTAATCTTTTCTTCCCCCTTCCCCGTGCATCCCACTGTTTTTAGCTTAGTATATGGTACAATATTGAGTGCGCTACGTGACCTAATTTCGGTATTCGAGCGGAACGTGCCCGTCGAACCTAATGTTTCCCATCGATGCTCGTATTACTTTTCCTTTTATATGCAACTGGCCCAATATGTATAACTTTGCTGCATTCAAGTGAAGTATTCTcaacagttttcttttttgtaatatatatgtatatatatatatatatttcttcgaTTCAAAATTAAATATGACTCACTCTAATGGACAATCATTCGTTACGCTTCGAtttctttttacatattaaataatttGTGAACGTCAGAAATAAGTCCATGCAAATAcgttaatataaattattactttataacaaaaacatacATAATTGTctcataaataaattgaatgtaGTTTACGTGTAATTTCGTgggttttcttttttcttatttactGTGTTCGTGAAACAGTGAGCTCTCATTCAATCCTCCCGATGAACTTATCGCGTTACCCCCTGTGAGCAGTATGGTAGACAATAGCAGTACTAGTAtcaataattgtttatttctcAATGAATATCGCTAATCGTGGATTTTGTTTTCTCGCTTCCTGGAGTGATATATATCAGACGGATAGGTATCCCGTCCGACAGAATGGAACAACACTCAGCGACGGTTTTAAATTTTACGGAATCAAAGGGAATCGAATATTTCTTTACACGATAATTATACAAACATATAAATTATTCTCTTCGTATCTCCAACGAATTTACGTCTCATTCTTTCGCTTTTGTATATTGTTTTTGTTTTCCACCCTCGACAAAAGAAACGCATGTATTTTATTGTGATCGGGCGACACGCTATTTAAAGCAGCCATATACTACGACGTAActtaaaaagattttctgataCATCTCTCGTACCAACGAGCCTGCGTCCTGCACTTGGCTCACAGATGGATTTTCGATCGTATGTACTCATCCCTCATGAATTATTATACACATGTAATAATACCATAGTAACAGATGAATTAACAAAATATCACTCGTCATTGATAAACTCTCGAAATACGAAAAACGGACACTTATCTCTCATCCAACAATGTTTTAGTGTAAAGGTGAcgtaaaagattcaaaaatacctAACTTGTAGTCACATCAAGTAACACTGAGGTCGGGGCGTTTTTATTAAGGTACGCGCTCACGTCCTGAAAGCGGCTAGACCTAGAGGAAGCAGCTTGGTTCTGATTCATCCCACTCAAGTCATTCTCAGTTTCTGGCCCGCAGTATCCATCGTCTTGTTTCTCGTGGAATatgtatttgaaaaattcgtATCTACGTAGTTTGCGGGaaagatatttttataatattccacGTAGCATTATATAATCTTTTAGAAAATCTTAGTATGTACAGCCCTATTTGACTCGATGCATACGCAGTAGTATCGTTTATACGAGGCACCTCGAACCAAAGGCATGCAAGTCACGCTTTTCTGATATCGCGAGAATCGAGTTTGGAATTCAAATGTGTTGAAAAAATTCTACGTAAAGTCTTTATGAAAATTAAGTTGTATTTAATGCTTGACATGTAGTAGGCGACAGCATGTTTAACGATTTAACTAACCATTTCTGTTCTTAAGGAGTTATggcttaattttaaataatttttcgccCGTCTCTGCTTAAACATAAccgcttaattaaaaaaaaaaaatgaaaaaaggaactTGCATTCCTTTGGTTCTGATTTAAGTGCCTCATATCACGAGTATTATACATTTAACTCATGGCGGTCGAAAGCGAAAATATTCCCAATATATACTTGTACTGTTTTAAATCAGAAAAATGGAGTTTATGTGTAAATAACTcacagttgggcattattcgaatgatatcgaataagaattgcgaataaaatgaagttattctcgaataatgaataattttttattcgaataaaaatttattcgttattctcgaataacttaatgttattcgaagattacaaaatttacatttacataataatattcgaaattatataaatttatataatatttattcgactaaaGCCCATCTCTAGTAAGTATAAACATACCAAGcaactaattgcttgatatatCTACACTACATTCAAATTTAGAAACGATTAAGTAGTGAATCTTTCAAAGATATGCTTTTCGTTATTTTCTCCCTAACGGCCAAAATACCATTTAGTTAAGATTCGAAAGTGAGTGTGAATTAATAGACTTATTACTTTATATCATATACTCACGTTGACCAACAAATCGTAGTCGCAGGCATTTGATAAAGAACACGGGCATTTAAACCACGGAAGTAGCCTCGCAAACCTCCGTGTGAGTAAACTTTCTTAATGGCATCCATCATACCTTGAGCGTGTATACCACCACTTTGGGTATTTAAAagtgttttacaaacatctaAAGGTGTTGTGATCGCAGCAGCAACAGCTCCTGCCAATGCACCTGCAATTCATCATCACGATTTAGACATCAATGAAATTCTGCGATACTACCAACGTGCTAATGCGTTGAAAATCAACCGTATTAAATTACATATTAAGTACCggcaccagtggcggatttaacaggacgattaatgagcagttgccgcctaggcccctgccaagaaggccccctagggcctcatctccaaaaaaaaaattgtgattaggtataggtatccaaacccTACATTTTTTCGTGTTACTACACTTGGCTCGTTTttggtaaactacctcttcattttacCCCATAAATGGGcctctcagaacgtttgccacctgggccttgttTCTTAGCCCTTTCGTTACGGCGTACATTTTCGCGAAAGTGTttgttttctataaaataatttttttttaaactaccaGAGATGCTGACTAAAGTCGACGCTAGGATCGGCAGCTCGTTTCGTGACGCCAACTAAAGTCGGCGCTTGTGCACACGGGTCGTCGCGTGGCTGCCGATTATAGTCGGCGCTCATAACGAAAGGGTTGCATCCGCCACTGATCGGTACATTGCTTCCTTAAGAATGATATCTACGTACCAGATACCATGTGCGCTAGAGGATTGTAAGTGTGCTCTGGATTTGTGaagatctgcgccacttcgtaAGTCATAAAGTGAATCATTTGGAAAGGTACATTCATGGCCAGCTGAGTCGTGTAGCTCCTATAGAATGCATACGCACCTTCTTTCTGGTATACATTCTTTATACACGTCATGACATTTTGGTAAGGAGAGTTATACATTTGCAATCGCTGTTTAACCACTGgaataagataattttattCTTCATTGGACAAAATGCTAGAAATTACGAATCGCATTTAGCCGGCTGTAATTCccaagaaagaaaaatttattctgtATCTTctataacttgcataatggtgTAAATTGTGCGGAAAGAACATTTATATACAGTAGCGGGGAAACAAGTTAGCGCTTcttcgatttgttttatttctcttattttttagcatcgacttggaactgtggtatgCGTTTGATATACATCTTCTGATGGAGAGTCTAAAGCCGCatgaaacccagttaaagtcgaatttatttaactaacaaacgaaaGTCTTAAATGGCATTCAACGGAACAACATCTTGTTCCGAAATATTTGattctttattacttttcaaaagcGGTAACTTCTTGTCGACTTTGGAAgcgtgttgtcttgtttaatgttatgtaggctttttcttttcttcaactggcttttatacagcttttaattctccatcagaatatatATTGAGCACGTGCTACAGTTCTCTGATGAAGTTAAAAAGTAGTAGAAGTAGAGTAGATCAGGCGAGGCGAACCTTTTTATCTGCGGAAAAATTAGTAGAAAATTAATCataacagaattttattgagaCAAGTTTAAAAAGTTAAGATAGATTTTCATAAGAATTAACCAGAGTTGAGCATTAACtaagcaaaaaattatttaaataccggatcaaataaaagttaggGACCgtacttaaattacgtaagggtaatttttacgaattcttaccccctccctccccccagtataagaattcgtaagatttgatattccaaccccctccttacgtaatattttttacacttaatttttttagtcattaaaattcttttaaaggtttatataattcatttaagttggtttcgggaaatttaaattaaaactacttttctgaaacattaatgatagaatttgtatttatttacaattaagataaacaatattacgtaagacactacctgactcccccccttgtaagaaaacgtaagataTTCACgacccccccctcccccagaaagccttacgtaatttaaaaatGACCCCTTACTccaactttagattatttgacgaatacagTTAACTCAGGGCAATttcattcgacacatgacgaataatattttgcccatctctggaatTAATTCATTCACGTGCCAGCAAAATGTTCGTACGTGTCATAGATTCGCCAACCCTGGTGTAGATCGAAAACGCAACTTTTTCGTCCGCTACTGTAATCCGATTACTCGAATCGCAATTAAATCTCCGATGCTTTACCTTCAGCTGGATTCATTACGCCGTCGTGAAGTAGCGTCGCGATGCAGCCAGCGGTTCCATAAGCAGCCAAATTCAATTCGGAATGACCCTTCGAACTTAATAGCTTATCTTTAATAAATTCGTAGCATGAAAAATATAATGCGTGTGCTGGACCAGCTCCTACTACCATTGCACTCATACCACGAATCGGTCTGAAAACACCCTCCTGCCGTACCATTCTAGTTAAAACTTCTCCTACTCCTCCTCCCCCACCTGGGCCAGGGGTCAACGCCTGCATTCTCGTCTAAATATAAAGAAAacaattatatgtatataattaaagaatattctcTTCGTTACACGTAAACAGTATATTTGCCAGCTATAAGTGGAAGCTTCATTGGTCAAAGAACTCGTGGAATATCCAATGTTTATTcagtctttttttattatttcactagagcaaatgtcccaattactgccacttcatttatttaacttaataaacacgcaacgtataaagaatatcGTACAAAAGAagttatcataaaattgggacagttcttcttattattatagtacattctttatacattttttcttaagtgaaataaataaagtggctgcaatagggacactgacaataaatgggacatctaccctagagctttattttttttttaggtttcCACCTGTATTCCTTTCACAGTGGAACATTATATTCATCCGCACGCAAAGAtgtgtacaaataaaaaaagaagtgcaaatgtaatcagtggcggatttaagaaaaaaggcccagttgGCAAATGTTGAAGGGCCCATTTCTTcgggaaatagaaaaaaattgcttggataaaatcataatttatttttgaagacagggcccactctgagcaggggcccatttttcgagaagctaaagcgttagtttactgaaaacgggctctgtgtaataatacagaaaagaaatataatttgaataaaaccataattctttttaaggatggggccctagtggggccttccgagcaggggcccaggtgacAACTGCTCATGGGCCctgttaaatccaccactgaatGTAATGTTACTTCTATCATTCTTGTACCATTATATATCTTTAATAATTACTCCACAACGACAGGAAAATACTGCGATGTCAATAACGTCGAGCCTTAAATACCATGACTTGCAAGTGACTAAAGATAGAGCTAGTAGCTACTATCTTTCAATGAATGCTTGAAAGATCTCCAGTTACTTTACAATACTGGGAACAGTGGCGCGAATGGTAATGCGCCGCGAATGGTCGTAAGTCATTGAACCCTGAAGCTTTAATTCCGTAGCATTATTCGTATGACATAACAGATTCCCATACAGCGCGACATTCATGCCCCGTTAAAAGCGCACGTTTGGATAAATGGGCGAGAAAGTAAATGCTGATATAGCTCGCTGGTTGAAAGTAAACCAAAAATAGAACCAACCGCGACGTGTTACATAACGAATGTTTGAGATTCGTGGCGTGGACCTCGCACGTATTAATGCCCCTGCGTGCGATTTTTTGCAGAATCATTCGAGTAGCGATGCCACGAGGCGACCTGTCCCATCATCGTCGCTCGTGTGCAATTAGAGCCTGATACCTTCGTGCGGCTAAGTTCGAGAATTTTATGTGAAGTGATGTACGAtgtatggaaaaaaaaaaataagaattaggGAGGTAGTGCGTGGGGTAATAAGTTTCTGTTATTACGTAAATTTCGTGCCATCTGATACCGTCAATTTGCACAAGAATGCGTGTTGTCAATGAATTATGTAAAGAATCGAATATGCATACAGTGGCAACAATGTTTCGCGGCGGGATAATTCTCCGCGTCCGTCGTTTTCGTGGCTGACGACGGAGCGCAGCAGGATGGACCACTACCATAATAGGAAGT from Andrena cerasifolii isolate SP2316 chromosome 13, iyAndCera1_principal, whole genome shotgun sequence includes:
- the LOC143375933 gene encoding uncharacterized protein LOC143375933, giving the protein MSRGGICDSRCQAFYTAMIEKEESMRMRWFVKNKQKLLEHLEKTKPAKKIELPPIRERERKEPSVDIIRLKPLPNWRPMEPDGSININIMKPIDPKVRAILYENEATFIAAENYLRERRKDMPENRHFYPDCTSWVYGWRLTDYPPVPRSKVGRTALVMNEFYHPWLSSLRTDPEWYRPPQITQSVCRDNEY
- the LOC143375929 gene encoding mitoferrin-1, whose product is MNTEVYESLPTSSVAVHMTAGAFAGIMEHCVMYPLDSVKTRMQALTPGPGGGGGVGEVLTRMVRQEGVFRPIRGMSAMVVGAGPAHALYFSCYEFIKDKLLSSKGHSELNLAAYGTAGCIATLLHDGVMNPAEVVKQRLQMYNSPYQNVMTCIKNVYQKEGAYAFYRSYTTQLAMNVPFQMIHFMTYEVAQIFTNPEHTYNPLAHMVSGALAGAVAAAITTPLDVCKTLLNTQSGGIHAQGMMDAIKKVYSHGGLRGYFRGLNARVLYQMPATTICWSTYEFFKYIFHEKQDDGYCGPETENDLSGMNQNQAASSRSSRFQDVSAYLNKNAPTSVLLDVTTS